One genomic window of Leptospira paudalimensis includes the following:
- a CDS encoding alpha-ketoglutarate-dependent dioxygenase AlkB family protein yields the protein MNLFQQNPTTNLLPFDGTLLYIPDFLDSETSHKFFETFQNSIEWKQDEAILYGKHIITKRSVAWYAENGFSYRYSGTTKTAIPWTKELLSLKEKVETKTNETFNSCLLNLYHDGSEGMAWHSDDETSLKQNSTIASVSLGIERIFRFKHKKKNTLVELRLEPGSLLLMKDEIQGHWLHSLPKTLKIKRPRINLTFRQFGIV from the coding sequence ATGAATTTATTCCAACAAAATCCAACAACCAATCTTCTGCCTTTTGACGGAACTTTGTTGTACATCCCAGATTTTTTAGATTCAGAAACGAGCCATAAATTTTTTGAGACCTTTCAAAATTCGATCGAGTGGAAACAAGATGAAGCGATCTTGTATGGCAAACACATCATCACGAAAAGGAGTGTTGCTTGGTATGCGGAAAATGGATTTTCGTATCGGTATTCGGGAACAACCAAAACAGCCATCCCTTGGACAAAAGAACTTCTCAGTTTAAAAGAGAAAGTTGAAACAAAAACAAATGAAACATTCAATTCTTGCCTCTTAAATTTATACCATGATGGATCGGAGGGAATGGCGTGGCATAGTGATGATGAAACTTCTCTCAAACAAAATTCAACGATTGCTTCTGTGAGTTTGGGTATAGAGCGTATTTTTAGATTCAAACATAAGAAAAAAAATACTCTTGTGGAATTGAGATTGGAACCAGGAAGTTTACTGCTAATGAAAGATGAAATCCAAGGCCATTGGCTTCATTCTTTACCAAAAACTCTCAAGATCAAACGGCCTAGGATCAATTTGACCTTTCGCCAATTTGGGATTGTTTAG
- a CDS encoding DUF4269 domain-containing protein translates to MQSLETNPFLLPDYLQMGNPRQQELWEDLEKWKILKNLIGFKPTLAGTIPIGIDTKTSDVDILAKFNVPSHLQKICYAKFRNLPNYSFSEKTISLRVTLICRFSTPKFNYEIFAQSIEPTEQYAWIHMMVEQRFLNLANHSFRENILHLKESGKKTEHVFCELLGLSGDPFKTLLQWNQKSDDDYKELLSKQGYLNF, encoded by the coding sequence ATGCAATCGTTAGAAACCAATCCGTTTTTGTTACCTGACTACTTGCAGATGGGAAATCCCAGACAACAAGAATTGTGGGAAGATTTAGAGAAATGGAAAATTCTAAAAAACTTAATTGGTTTTAAACCTACTCTTGCTGGGACAATCCCCATCGGAATTGATACAAAGACCAGTGATGTTGATATTTTGGCGAAATTCAATGTTCCTTCTCATTTACAAAAAATCTGTTATGCAAAGTTTCGAAATTTGCCCAATTATTCCTTTTCCGAAAAAACAATCTCCCTTCGGGTAACACTGATTTGTCGATTCTCCACTCCTAAATTTAATTACGAAATATTTGCACAGTCAATTGAACCAACTGAACAGTATGCATGGATTCATATGATGGTAGAACAAAGATTTTTAAACCTTGCAAACCATTCTTTTCGCGAAAATATTCTTCACTTAAAAGAAAGTGGTAAAAAAACAGAACATGTTTTTTGTGAATTATTGGGTTTAAGTGGAGATCCTTTTAAAACATTACTCCAATGGAATCAGAAATCGGATGATGATTACAAAGAATTATTATCCAAACAAGGATATTTAAACTTCTAA
- a CDS encoding SDR family oxidoreductase, whose protein sequence is MKSINAEKPVVVTGGSGYIASWIVKYLLEDGKKVKTTIRSLKDTSKIQHLLELKEKFKDNLTLTEADLMLEGSFDKAIEGAELVIHTASPFFVAGVKDAKKQLIDPALQGTRNVLESCNRIPSVKRVVLTSSVAAIHGDNIDSLLVPNQTFTEDHWNTTSSLTHQPYAYSKTLAEKEAWEIQKKQSRWDLVVINPSFVMGPSVSKRLDGTSVEFMRNMLKGIFRTGVPDTKMGFVDVRDVAKAHILAGFNPNAKGRHITSAEVLPMLGFAKIIKENFGNKYSVPTGTLPKALVYLIGPFFGLSWGYTKNNIGQPLNLSNEYSKSDLGLTYRSLKDTIIDHVNQMETAGLL, encoded by the coding sequence ATGAAATCGATCAATGCAGAAAAGCCCGTTGTTGTCACTGGAGGTTCAGGATACATTGCTTCCTGGATCGTTAAATATTTGTTAGAAGATGGAAAGAAAGTTAAAACTACAATTCGAAGTTTAAAAGATACTTCTAAAATTCAACATTTATTGGAATTAAAAGAAAAGTTCAAAGACAATCTAACCCTGACTGAAGCTGATTTAATGTTGGAAGGTAGTTTTGATAAAGCGATCGAAGGTGCAGAGTTGGTCATCCATACTGCATCACCTTTTTTTGTGGCAGGAGTCAAAGATGCAAAAAAACAATTAATTGACCCAGCCTTACAAGGGACAAGGAATGTTCTGGAATCATGTAATCGAATTCCATCTGTCAAACGAGTTGTTTTGACTTCGAGTGTTGCCGCCATTCATGGAGACAATATAGATTCTTTGTTAGTTCCTAACCAAACATTTACGGAAGATCATTGGAATACAACAAGTAGTTTGACTCACCAACCATATGCTTATTCCAAAACATTAGCTGAAAAAGAAGCATGGGAAATTCAAAAGAAACAATCTCGTTGGGATTTAGTAGTCATCAATCCTTCCTTTGTGATGGGCCCATCAGTTTCCAAACGTTTGGATGGAACTAGTGTTGAGTTTATGCGAAACATGTTAAAAGGAATTTTTCGTACGGGTGTTCCCGATACAAAAATGGGATTTGTGGATGTAAGAGATGTTGCAAAAGCTCATATCTTAGCAGGCTTTAATCCTAATGCGAAAGGAAGGCATATCACTTCTGCCGAAGTATTGCCTATGTTAGGTTTTGCAAAAATCATTAAGGAAAATTTTGGAAACAAATATTCTGTTCCAACTGGTACTCTTCCAAAAGCACTCGTTTATCTCATTGGTCCATTTTTTGGTTTATCTTGGGGTTATACCAAAAATAATATTGGGCAACCTTTAAACTTAAGTAATGAATATAGCAAATCGGATTTAGGACTCACCTATCGTTCGCTAAAAGATACAATTATTGACCATGTCAACCAAATGGAAACAGCTGGTTTGTTGTAA
- a CDS encoding gamma-glutamyltransferase family protein: MNRMIQHNFFIICSLIFFQCLGSRRPIVSNYVDPQGSSRDVSVGKKYMVATGNPIATKAAIKVLEEGGNAVDAAVAALLVLNVTNGEAASFPSVAPTLVYDKKSGQVKSYIGAGTAPKKATIQWFKEKGYEVMPKNSILSQLLPASPDVIVRLLQDHGTKSFSELVEPAIQTAEEGFPANKILVKNLDLPLYKRLGFTILMPYNSEVYLEKKWWYSIREGELTKRSDLASTWKLMANEEKLALKKGNSRKQALEAVRNYFYKGPISDVIVKLHEEKGGLFTKEDLTNYSGGWEKPVVGEFRDYQILANQTWTQGPVVPMVLQMLDGIDLKSMGHNSPEYIHTVSQAIELAIADRETYFGDPKYFDVPLDGLLSKQYAKIRRLLFQKSAFGKTPPFGNPWLYSKQKPNSKTIPSNNEENHSVSEIKYGKDTTYISIVDSFGNAVSLTPSDFPQSPMVPGTGLTLGIRMTQFRLDPNHPSSLVPGKRPRITPNPGMVLKNGKLWMSFGTPGGDVQSQAMIQFFLNIVVFGMDPQKAVEAPRFRSVNWPDSFSPHVYRPGGIELESSLYQSVSDALKEKGYKVYEKGHFDNDFGAVCAVLNDTKNNRLLGVADPREESWAEGK, translated from the coding sequence ATGAATCGAATGATCCAACACAACTTTTTCATTATTTGTTCACTGATTTTCTTCCAATGTTTAGGGAGCAGGAGACCTATTGTTTCCAATTATGTGGATCCTCAAGGTAGTTCAAGAGATGTGAGTGTTGGCAAAAAATATATGGTTGCCACTGGAAATCCGATAGCGACAAAAGCGGCTATCAAAGTTTTAGAAGAGGGTGGTAATGCAGTGGATGCTGCTGTTGCGGCCTTACTAGTGTTAAATGTAACAAATGGTGAAGCCGCTAGTTTTCCATCAGTTGCACCAACATTGGTTTACGATAAAAAATCGGGACAAGTAAAAAGTTATATAGGAGCAGGAACAGCTCCCAAAAAAGCAACGATTCAGTGGTTTAAAGAGAAAGGTTATGAGGTGATGCCAAAAAATTCTATTTTGTCGCAATTGTTACCTGCATCACCGGATGTCATTGTACGTTTGTTACAGGATCATGGAACCAAATCGTTTTCTGAATTAGTGGAACCAGCAATCCAAACGGCAGAAGAGGGTTTCCCTGCAAACAAAATCCTTGTGAAGAATTTAGATTTACCTTTGTATAAAAGATTGGGTTTCACAATTTTAATGCCATATAATTCCGAAGTGTATTTAGAAAAAAAATGGTGGTATTCCATTCGTGAAGGTGAACTAACAAAACGAAGTGATTTAGCTAGTACATGGAAGTTGATGGCAAATGAAGAGAAGTTAGCACTTAAAAAAGGAAATTCCAGAAAACAAGCATTAGAAGCTGTAAGAAATTATTTTTATAAAGGTCCAATATCCGATGTGATTGTCAAACTTCACGAAGAAAAGGGTGGTCTGTTTACGAAAGAAGATCTCACAAATTATTCTGGAGGATGGGAAAAACCAGTTGTAGGTGAGTTCCGTGATTACCAAATTTTAGCAAACCAAACTTGGACACAAGGTCCAGTTGTTCCTATGGTTTTGCAAATGTTAGATGGTATCGATTTAAAATCAATGGGTCATAATTCTCCTGAATACATTCACACAGTCTCACAAGCCATTGAACTTGCAATAGCCGACCGTGAAACATATTTTGGGGATCCAAAGTATTTTGATGTTCCATTGGATGGTTTGTTATCAAAACAGTATGCAAAAATACGACGTTTACTTTTCCAAAAATCTGCATTTGGTAAAACTCCTCCATTTGGAAATCCTTGGTTGTATTCCAAACAAAAACCAAACTCTAAAACAATTCCATCTAACAATGAAGAGAATCATTCTGTAAGTGAAATTAAATATGGGAAAGATACTACATATATCAGTATCGTTGACTCATTTGGAAATGCAGTTTCCTTAACTCCAAGTGATTTTCCTCAGTCACCAATGGTTCCTGGAACGGGTCTTACACTTGGCATTCGTATGACTCAATTTCGTTTGGACCCAAATCATCCATCATCTCTTGTCCCTGGCAAACGGCCTCGAATTACACCTAACCCAGGTATGGTTTTAAAGAATGGAAAGTTATGGATGAGTTTTGGAACACCAGGTGGTGATGTACAAAGCCAAGCGATGATTCAGTTTTTTTTAAACATAGTTGTGTTTGGGATGGACCCTCAAAAAGCAGTAGAAGCTCCAAGGTTTCGTTCTGTAAATTGGCCCGATAGTTTTTCTCCACATGTTTATAGACCTGGAGGAATTGAATTGGAATCATCTTTGTACCAATCTGTTTCCGATGCATTGAAGGAAAAAGGGTATAAGGTTTATGAAAAAGGTCATTTTGATAATGATTTTGGTGCCGTTTGTGCTGTGTTAAATGATACTAAAAACAATAGATTATTGGGTGTAGCTGATCCGAGAGAAGAATCTTGGGCTGAAGGCAAGTAA
- a CDS encoding MBL fold metallo-hydrolase gives MNQLTTKILFLGICLFLFVKCSFQASGNLSFYESFFPHENSNTIIGKGKIRATFLGTSSILLDDGETQILTDGFFSRPSLWQTAFSKIESNPHLIKSVLEKAKIYRLKGVFVCHSHYDHVMDAPYVAKFTNAKLYGSSSTINVGIGAGLNQENMEKFQLGKPIKLGKFSITVLESKHTPPFKIFGKTNATDPNFPDITSPLSQPLKAMEYIEGGTFDFLIEHGKHRIVIKSSTNYLAGAYDRINADVLFLGIAQLSLQPITFQESYYNETVQKLKPSLVIPIHWDNFFLPLAKPLEPNLKLGDDFDSNMNILLQRTTKDQIQVQLLQGFESIDLF, from the coding sequence ATGAATCAACTAACAACGAAAATTCTTTTCCTAGGAATTTGTTTATTTTTGTTTGTAAAATGTAGTTTTCAGGCTTCTGGGAACTTAAGTTTTTATGAATCATTTTTTCCTCATGAAAATTCAAATACAATTATTGGAAAAGGGAAAATTCGGGCCACTTTCTTAGGTACTTCATCGATCCTATTAGATGATGGTGAAACACAAATATTGACGGATGGTTTTTTTTCGAGACCTTCTTTGTGGCAAACTGCCTTTTCTAAAATTGAATCTAATCCTCATCTCATCAAATCAGTTTTAGAAAAAGCAAAGATCTACCGATTAAAAGGAGTTTTTGTTTGCCATTCTCATTATGATCATGTCATGGATGCACCCTATGTTGCTAAGTTCACCAATGCAAAGTTATATGGCTCCAGTTCCACGATTAATGTTGGAATTGGTGCTGGTTTAAATCAGGAAAATATGGAAAAATTCCAATTGGGAAAACCAATCAAACTAGGAAAATTTTCCATTACTGTTTTAGAATCAAAACACACTCCTCCTTTTAAGATTTTTGGAAAAACAAATGCCACTGATCCAAATTTTCCTGATATCACTTCACCTCTTTCCCAACCATTGAAAGCAATGGAATACATAGAAGGAGGAACATTTGATTTTCTCATCGAACATGGGAAACACAGAATCGTGATCAAAAGTAGCACTAATTACCTAGCTGGAGCTTATGATCGAATCAATGCAGACGTACTGTTCTTAGGCATAGCGCAGTTGTCATTACAACCGATAACCTTTCAAGAATCTTATTATAATGAAACGGTACAAAAATTAAAACCTAGTCTGGTCATACCCATCCATTGGGATAATTTTTTCTTACCTTTGGCAAAACCATTGGAGCCTAATTTAAAATTAGGTGATGATTTTGATTCGAATATGAATATTTTATTACAAAGGACAACCAAGGATCAAATCCAAGTTCAGTTATTGCAAGGTTTTGAATCCATTGATTTGTTTTAA
- the trxA gene encoding thioredoxin, whose amino-acid sequence MSETYPKSFETLLQTHEKPILVDFWAPWCGPCKMVAPELEKLAKDWKGKVSIIKVNTDEKQEIANRYGISGIPTFILFKNGKEVHRISGAMRSEEFKKVFGGFI is encoded by the coding sequence ATGTCAGAAACCTATCCCAAAAGTTTTGAAACCTTACTCCAAACTCATGAGAAACCAATCCTTGTGGATTTTTGGGCACCTTGGTGTGGACCATGTAAGATGGTGGCTCCAGAACTTGAAAAACTTGCCAAAGATTGGAAAGGGAAAGTTTCCATCATTAAAGTGAATACGGATGAAAAACAAGAGATTGCAAACAGATATGGAATTTCTGGAATCCCGACATTCATTTTATTTAAGAATGGAAAAGAAGTTCATCGTATTTCTGGTGCTATGCGAAGTGAGGAGTTTAAAAAAGTCTTTGGTGGTTTCATTTAG
- a CDS encoding discoidin domain-containing protein, with amino-acid sequence MKKVIFTLLSFVILICKNSPIETSIVIERIQAASSADGTNPINVFIPGKLWKPETSLDGITIFFSNGAKWNQAGKTDGRAYFNEISIECQEKKGYVSLYKDGSYATNFDCSKETPLKIKSNGIHVIYLLPDGANGIKTVSFFKNGKKLDVVYPEPIEGQVTASSTLPNYPAYGMFDGSIDFAWVEGVKTDGVGESFQVELEKQIDLAGIEIFNGYQRLDALFYKNGSVTELLVSNGTDSFTLPIADKQGGQRIFFPKILSGKTFTFTIQKVRTGKTWKDTVIAEIIFLGENGKRFTVMDQNANQFKDEILKKSKNTILAGIVNKAYFADIPEGRMDYVFRSNGSFVIWLDDLKEKRVLDGNWVFLEANATEAKIKIFGRDHKVVTQSLDVNSPYSETTEEKSTVIFGDTLLVKKSGNGIQMVGKKVQISN; translated from the coding sequence TTGAAGAAAGTAATTTTTACTCTTTTGTCATTTGTTATCTTAATTTGTAAAAACAGTCCAATCGAAACTTCGATTGTCATTGAACGGATCCAAGCTGCGTCATCTGCAGATGGAACAAATCCAATCAATGTTTTCATTCCAGGGAAACTTTGGAAACCGGAGACAAGTTTGGATGGGATTACTATCTTTTTTTCCAATGGTGCCAAATGGAACCAAGCAGGAAAAACCGATGGTCGTGCTTACTTCAATGAAATCTCCATTGAATGCCAAGAGAAAAAAGGATATGTTTCTCTTTACAAAGATGGAAGTTACGCTACTAATTTTGATTGTTCGAAAGAAACTCCTCTAAAAATCAAATCCAATGGAATTCATGTCATTTATCTTTTGCCCGATGGAGCAAATGGAATCAAAACTGTTTCTTTTTTTAAAAATGGAAAAAAACTCGATGTTGTATACCCAGAACCAATAGAAGGACAAGTTACAGCAAGTAGTACGCTTCCGAATTATCCCGCCTATGGTATGTTTGATGGAAGTATCGATTTTGCATGGGTGGAAGGTGTAAAAACGGATGGAGTTGGTGAATCCTTCCAAGTAGAACTCGAGAAACAAATTGATTTAGCTGGAATCGAAATCTTTAACGGTTACCAAAGATTAGATGCACTTTTTTATAAGAATGGATCTGTAACGGAATTACTTGTTTCAAATGGGACTGATTCTTTTACGCTTCCGATCGCTGACAAACAAGGTGGGCAAAGGATATTTTTTCCTAAAATTCTTTCTGGCAAAACTTTCACATTTACCATTCAAAAGGTAAGGACAGGAAAAACTTGGAAAGACACGGTCATTGCTGAGATCATTTTCTTAGGTGAAAATGGAAAACGTTTCACTGTGATGGACCAAAATGCAAATCAATTCAAAGATGAAATCTTGAAAAAATCAAAAAACACAATTTTGGCAGGCATTGTCAACAAAGCTTACTTTGCAGATATACCAGAAGGCAGAATGGATTATGTATTTAGATCAAATGGTTCATTTGTGATTTGGTTAGATGATTTAAAAGAGAAACGTGTGTTAGATGGAAATTGGGTTTTTTTGGAGGCGAATGCCACTGAAGCCAAAATCAAAATTTTTGGCAGGGATCATAAGGTAGTAACCCAAAGTTTGGATGTAAACAGCCCTTATTCAGAAACCACTGAAGAAAAATCGACAGTGATCTTTGGTGATACCCTGCTTGTGAAAAAATCTGGGAATGGCATCCAGATGGTCGGCAAAAAAGTCCAAATTTCGAATTAA
- a CDS encoding VanW family protein, whose protein sequence is MEFRIWNRSSSVFPKKVHRSELRLFLGKLYFQWKRYLRWLCERNTFATHRIHSDSLEKEYPISIFTHHSPIYRKLKDVPMYLQENKKVNLSIAISKLNGIILSPGEVFSFWYLVGKPTKKKGYLPGMQLKNGSFVERTGGGLCQMANLIYWMTLHTPLTVKERWRHSFDIFPDSNRTLPFGSGATLSYNYIDLQIQNTTKQPFVLHLWIDKDELYGEWKTQLEIPYSYFVYESYHAFCAEPWGGYTRRNTIRRKVVSKETNGMIEDQLVTENIAWMMYEPLLESKETKVSTSG, encoded by the coding sequence ATGGAATTTAGAATCTGGAATCGTTCTTCTTCAGTATTTCCAAAAAAAGTACACAGAAGTGAACTCCGCTTATTTTTAGGAAAACTTTATTTTCAGTGGAAACGATATTTGCGTTGGTTATGCGAACGAAATACATTTGCAACTCATCGTATTCATTCGGACAGTTTGGAAAAAGAGTATCCTATTTCCATCTTCACTCATCATTCTCCCATTTACCGTAAACTGAAAGATGTACCTATGTACTTACAAGAGAACAAAAAAGTAAATCTCTCGATTGCCATAAGTAAGTTAAATGGAATCATATTATCGCCAGGCGAAGTATTTTCCTTTTGGTATCTGGTAGGAAAACCTACGAAAAAAAAAGGATATCTGCCAGGGATGCAATTGAAAAACGGAAGTTTTGTAGAACGAACGGGTGGGGGACTTTGCCAGATGGCAAATTTAATCTATTGGATGACACTACACACACCGTTAACTGTAAAAGAAAGATGGCGCCATAGTTTTGATATCTTTCCAGATTCCAATCGTACACTTCCTTTTGGATCAGGTGCTACATTATCTTATAATTACATTGATTTACAAATCCAAAACACAACAAAACAACCATTTGTCCTCCACCTTTGGATCGACAAAGATGAGTTATATGGTGAATGGAAAACCCAATTAGAGATTCCTTATTCTTATTTCGTGTATGAATCTTACCATGCATTTTGTGCAGAACCGTGGGGTGGTTATACAAGACGAAATACCATTCGTAGGAAGGTAGTTTCCAAAGAAACAAATGGAATGATCGAGGACCAATTGGTGACTGAAAACATCGCTTGGATGATGTATGAACCACTTTTAGAATCTAAGGAAACCAAAGTCTCAACTTCTGGCTAA
- a CDS encoding M15 family metallopeptidase: MRIFQMIILIIFSIEAEPKPTGLLVFGEKEYKSSYQNDPNRELVNLETIPEILLDIKYATTDNFTGQKIYKVAKAFARKPVAEALHNAQMEFLKLGYSIQIYDAYRPYRATVTFYEIIKDTRYVASPKTGSRHNKGCAIDLTLVDTNTKQELKMPTKYDSFEKAAWAEAPVADPITKKNRDTLIQVLSQFGFRVNKTEWWHFDFLECNEFEVLDIPFERLED; the protein is encoded by the coding sequence ATGAGAATATTCCAAATGATTATTCTCATCATTTTCTCGATAGAGGCAGAACCAAAACCAACAGGTCTTCTTGTATTCGGAGAAAAAGAATACAAATCCTCTTATCAAAATGATCCCAATCGAGAGTTAGTCAATTTAGAAACGATTCCTGAGATTCTATTGGATATCAAATATGCAACAACTGATAATTTTACGGGGCAAAAGATTTATAAAGTAGCAAAAGCATTTGCGAGAAAACCAGTGGCCGAAGCCCTACACAATGCCCAAATGGAATTTTTAAAACTTGGTTATTCTATACAAATTTATGATGCCTATAGACCCTACCGAGCAACTGTTACTTTTTATGAAATTATTAAAGATACCCGATATGTTGCCTCACCTAAAACAGGATCAAGGCATAACAAAGGTTGTGCGATTGATCTAACTTTAGTGGATACAAATACAAAACAAGAACTCAAAATGCCAACCAAATATGATTCTTTTGAGAAAGCAGCTTGGGCAGAGGCTCCTGTTGCAGATCCAATTACCAAAAAAAATCGAGATACCCTCATCCAAGTACTATCTCAATTTGGTTTTCGTGTGAACAAAACAGAATGGTGGCATTTTGATTTTTTGGAATGTAATGAATTTGAAGTGTTGGACATTCCGTTTGAAAGATTAGAAGATTAG
- a CDS encoding WG repeat-containing protein, which yields MLQKYFFISLLLLTGSLFAQSEGITSFEESGLYGFKDKKGKVVIKPQYEQTMEFTKSGVAFVVSKNKWVCINTKNQLLLESFLYDNGPDYIVESRARYVEEGKMGFHNERCQKVIEAKYDFAYPFENGYAIVCNGCQLIPEGEHKRIEGGLFGLIDKKGKLVLPIEYEAILTIDSRKRSVEVKRTGKSVTVKLQ from the coding sequence ATGTTACAAAAGTATTTTTTCATTTCGTTATTGCTATTGACTGGTTCCTTGTTTGCCCAATCAGAAGGGATCACTTCCTTTGAAGAAAGTGGATTGTATGGTTTCAAAGACAAAAAAGGCAAAGTAGTCATAAAACCTCAGTACGAACAAACTATGGAATTTACCAAATCGGGTGTGGCCTTTGTGGTTTCAAAAAACAAATGGGTCTGTATCAATACAAAGAACCAACTTTTATTAGAAAGTTTTCTCTATGACAATGGTCCTGACTACATTGTGGAATCGCGAGCACGGTATGTGGAAGAGGGAAAGATGGGGTTTCACAATGAACGTTGTCAAAAGGTCATCGAGGCAAAGTATGATTTTGCCTACCCATTTGAAAATGGATATGCCATAGTATGTAACGGATGTCAGCTGATACCGGAAGGGGAACATAAACGAATCGAGGGAGGTCTTTTTGGGCTGATCGACAAAAAAGGAAAACTAGTCCTACCGATCGAATATGAGGCAATCCTAACCATTGATTCTAGAAAACGAAGTGTGGAAGTGAAACGAACAGGGAAATCGGTGACGGTAAAGTTACAATAG
- a CDS encoding PH domain-containing protein, translating to MLSENTVKSQILSLISHLPHLNIDILYLYVPEFKILHQFLEEDEIVDGYTISILETKQKRYTAGKWLFVLTNKRFHLLRNPAFSEPTHIPIEFNSIKTCNTKKGWFFGKIFLETQGETFGLIQIGKKDYSFFLPVLTPHLK from the coding sequence ATGTTAAGCGAAAACACAGTCAAATCTCAAATACTTTCCCTCATCTCTCACCTTCCTCATCTCAACATTGATATTTTATACCTTTACGTTCCAGAGTTCAAAATCCTCCACCAATTCTTAGAGGAAGATGAAATCGTCGATGGTTATACCATAAGCATTCTGGAAACCAAACAGAAACGCTACACTGCAGGAAAATGGTTATTCGTTTTAACAAATAAAAGGTTTCATTTGTTACGGAATCCAGCCTTTAGCGAGCCAACTCATATTCCAATCGAATTCAATTCGATCAAAACTTGTAACACAAAAAAAGGATGGTTCTTTGGAAAAATCTTTCTAGAAACTCAAGGTGAAACATTTGGATTGATCCAAATTGGCAAAAAAGATTATTCCTTCTTTTTACCAGTGTTGACACCGCATCTAAAATAA
- a CDS encoding MaoC/PaaZ C-terminal domain-containing protein, whose translation MAKIQFDKVEVGQTLPPLDIPVIEHANLVRYAGASGDFNPIHNDPDFARKAGLDGTISHGMYVMAQVGRLCTSWADQKDIAYFGVTFKAMTKLGEKLTIVGTIKKKFEKDGKKTVTVLVEAKNEAGEVKAGGDLVVNAV comes from the coding sequence ATGGCAAAAATTCAATTTGATAAAGTAGAAGTTGGTCAAACTCTTCCTCCACTCGATATCCCTGTGATCGAACATGCAAATTTAGTTCGTTATGCGGGAGCATCTGGAGATTTTAACCCAATCCATAACGACCCTGATTTCGCAAGAAAAGCAGGACTCGATGGAACCATCTCACACGGTATGTATGTGATGGCACAAGTGGGAAGACTTTGTACTTCTTGGGCTGACCAAAAAGACATCGCTTATTTTGGTGTGACATTCAAAGCTATGACAAAACTCGGCGAAAAACTCACAATTGTGGGAACCATCAAAAAGAAATTTGAAAAAGATGGTAAAAAAACAGTAACCGTACTTGTAGAAGCAAAAAACGAAGCTGGCGAAGTAAAAGCTGGTGGAGATTTAGTCGTTAACGCAGTATAG
- a CDS encoding FAS1-like dehydratase domain-containing protein, with translation MAITKDIVGKKLDRFDFTVERGKIKEFCLAINEKNPIYFDVEEAKKAGYSDVPAPPTFPTVIMFWGYPKIWNDMAELGIDLSKILHLKEEYTYHKILYPGKVYAQSEISDVKVGRAEIVTFKTTIYDEKEDPILSAEMAIFIRKD, from the coding sequence ATGGCAATAACAAAAGATATAGTTGGAAAAAAACTAGATCGTTTTGATTTCACAGTGGAACGAGGAAAAATTAAAGAATTTTGCCTCGCCATCAACGAAAAAAACCCAATCTATTTTGACGTAGAAGAAGCAAAAAAAGCAGGATACTCTGATGTTCCCGCTCCCCCTACTTTCCCTACTGTCATCATGTTTTGGGGTTACCCAAAAATTTGGAACGATATGGCGGAACTCGGTATCGACCTTTCCAAAATCCTTCACTTGAAAGAAGAATATACGTACCACAAAATCCTTTATCCGGGCAAAGTGTACGCACAATCTGAAATCTCCGACGTAAAAGTGGGAAGAGCAGAAATTGTAACTTTCAAAACAACAATCTATGATGAAAAAGAAGATCCTATCCTTTCAGCAGAGATGGCGATTTTCATTCGTAAGGATTAA